The Anticarsia gemmatalis isolate Benzon Research Colony breed Stoneville strain chromosome 29, ilAntGemm2 primary, whole genome shotgun sequence genome window below encodes:
- the LOC142985324 gene encoding uncharacterized protein LOC142985324 isoform X3: protein MALVLRKAVLPKNISLLKCIKGRSLATAANVKNPAAISTAVPWRRKWDKTLPTRGYVKIAKEKQLTSVCRQRGRSRVTLARKCTSCPELLPLCRTRAHVAPRRSLTPPRTRPMSHELLSTFMTLSRFCPPSSSGAFTSSSRGYADKPCCAPCCGCGCLPPPCNTPPKCIQYMTGYYYYPYGFWFCGPYHVTGTCAPCGPCCPGGPCGPCGPCPACITPCCKCCACLSSSFSNVCDAPHMAAAVPCAQFTRVQPQFSSPVRAPPAPMMAPSMASRVTAPISSLKLDPRPAPAPAPAPASAPSPAPTMHFKPLAKASPPRPPSPAKSTPSAKKPSRLGISKFLPFQSKNPKQPPPTSCMMTPKGAQMSTFPPHVHTFCTPCVEPIAIKTMKVPKPNTIDPFPKHPKRHISGSFSRCFADCNYRQGSVQPKYSKVTKASGDACPSLHDPRTTLSADQYEAPRCKPAVDLDAALSELTKPLSARRCKTSSRKL, encoded by the exons ATGGCTCTAGTACTGAGGAAGGCAGTTTTACCCAAGAACATATCTTTGTTAAAATGCATCAAAGGCAGATCCTTAGCTACCGCGGCGAATGTAAAGAACCCCGCAgcaatat CCACGGCGGTCCCTTGGCGAAGGAAATGGGACAAGACATTGCCGACGAGAGGATATGTGAAGATTGCGAAAGAGAAGCAGCTGACTTCGGTGTGCCGCCAACGCGGCCGAAGCAGAGTGACTCTAGCAAGGAAGTGCACGTCATGTCCCGAGCTGCTGCCTCTGTGCAGGACGCGGGCGCACGTGGCGCCTCGCCGGAGCCTCACCCCTCCCAGAACTAGGCCCATGAGTCACGAGCTGCTCAGCACCTTCATGACCCTCTCCCGCTTCTGTCCCCCTAGCTCCAGCGGAGCGTTCACCTCCAGCTCGCGAGGGTACGCGGACAAGCCGTGCTGCGCGCCCTGCTGCGGCTGCGGCTGCCTCCCCCCGCCCTGCAACACCCCCCCTAAGTGCATTCAGTACATGACCGGCTACTACTACTATCCCTACGGCTTCTGGTTCTGTGGACCTTACCACGTGACCGGCACTTGCGCCCCGTGCGGCCCGTGTTGTCCCGGTGGTCCGTGCGGGCCGTGCGGCCCGTGTCCCGCCTGCATCACTCCTTGCTGCAAGTGTTGCGCTTGCCTGTCGTCTTCTTTCTCGAACGTGTGCGACGCGCCGCACATGGCCGCGGCGGTGCCGTGCGCTCAGTTCACCCGCGTGCAGCCCCAGTTCTCGTCTCCGGTCAGAGCGCCTCCAGCGCCGATGATGGCTCCGTCGATGGCATCGCGGGTTACAGCGCCGATATCTTCGCTGAAACTGGATCCTCGACCTGCTCCGGCGCCAGCGCCCGCCCCAGCCTCAGCGCCCTCTCCCGCGCCCACCATGCATTTCAAACCGTTAGCAAAAGCCTCGCCTCCTCGCCCTCCCTCTCCGGCTAAAAGTACGCCGAGCGCTAAAAAGCCATCCCGCTTAGGCATATCGAAGTTCTTGCCCTTCCAGTCTAAGAATCCGAAGCAGCCGCCGCCCACGAGCTGCATGATGACCCCCAAGGGCGCACAGATGAGTACGTTCCCCCCTCACGTGCACACGTTCTGTACTCCGTGCGTCGAGCCGATAGCGATCAAGACAATGAAAGTTCCTAAGCCGAATACGATCGACCCGTTCCCAAAACACCCAAAGAGACATATTTCGGGTTCGTTCTCGAGATGCTTCGCGGACTGTAACTACAGGCAAGGCAGCGTGCAACCGAAATATAGCAAAGTTACCAAGGCTTCGGGTGATGCGTGTCCGTCTTTACACGACCCCAGAACGACGCTCTCGGCAGACCAGTACGAGGCTCCTCGCTGCAAGCCGGCGGTCGACTTAGACGCGGCCCTCTCTGAACTCACGAAACCCCTCTCGGCCCGCAGGTGTAAGACCTCCAGCCGCAAACTTTGA
- the LOC142985324 gene encoding uncharacterized protein LOC142985324 isoform X1 gives MALVLRKAVLPKNISLLKCIKGRSLATAANVKNPAAISSLAPRLSVREQVNSMLPDISAMKLKQTAPAAPEDQTRTATSLFKSISCPCFVPSRGPDEGPTCRCRHHGLPRTHSAMLHSESNVHDSYGQPTISKHPNFRSYFIPMSQGASPPPAEALDSGASQMMQQLCQVGAACPPCKCGCGCGCGCCGCLPPPCNTPPKCIQYMTGYYYYPYGFWFCGPYHVTGTMCPGGPVCPGGPCGPCPPAPGGPCGPCCPGCVCSVFSTLPLGEPSSDADAKATDAPPKVDLSKINEIFSKLCCFPLTCGKQAKPGRRLGPVAPCGAISCFGSFGCTPYPYAAACGPCKACACGPSGFGPCGPCGPAGPFGPCGTGFPGMNCGSCGCCGCGPCCGPCGACGPCCGPCCGPCCGPCGPCGPCCGPCCGVSCYPPCVPMCRGCCGCGPCCCGVAPLQMCGTAMSPGLCSSPFPPLSMGMIGPSSTAMPPSFPIPPNMPLPHVQHALSGSTPVTCGSNAREPCYCSICRTGKPIVETEAINECLPNPDTARRGGRPTAGIDPRLIRKHPFNTTDPPTPPKTRAMSTVTSAYYSVLRNSDVKITSRSFDKPRSKALHLKTHQRIPKSHSCAGCTICKTSCSDTRRMKSHSKEKDVHSRSSRTTRSH, from the exons ATGGCTCTAGTACTGAGGAAGGCAGTTTTACCCAAGAACATATCTTTGTTAAAATGCATCAAAGGCAGATCCTTAGCTACCGCGGCGAATGTAAAGAACCCCGCAgcaatat CGTCTCTCGCGCCGCGGTTGAGTGTGAGGGAGCAAGTGAACAGTATGTTACCGGATATCTCGGCGATGAAGTTAAAACAGACGGCTCCGGCGGCGCCCGAAGATCAGACGAGGACGGCGACGTCTTTGTTTAAGAGCATCTCCTGCCCCTGCTTCGTGCCCAGCCGGGGCCCGGACGAGGGCCCGACGTGTCGCTGCCGACATCACGGCCTGCCGCGCACGCATTCCGCCATGCTGCACAGCGAGAGTAATGTCCACGACTCGTACGGTCAGCCGACGATCAGCAAGCATCCGAACTTCCGCTCGTACTTCATCCCCATGTCGCAAGGCGCGTCTCCGCCGCCCGCGGAGGCGCTGGACTCGGGCGCGTCGCAGATGATGCAGCAGTTGTGCCAGGTGGGCGCCGCGTGTCCCCCGTGCAAGTGCGGCTGTGGCTGCGGCTGCGGCTGCTGCGGCTGTCTACCTCCGCCCTGCAACACGCCCCCGAAGTGTATCCAGTACATGACAGGTTACTACTACTACCCGTACGGCTTCTGGTTCTGTGGACCTTACCACGTGACCGGCACCATGTGCCCCGGCGGGCCCGTGTGTCCTGGAGGGCCCTGCGGCCCTTGTCCTCCCGCTCCTGGCGGTCCTTGCGGCCCCTGTTGTCCTGGATGTGTTTGCAGTGTCTTCAGCACTCTCCCCCTCGGGGAGCCAAGCTCTGATGCCGATGCTAAAGCTACTGATGCTCCACCCAAAGTCGATCTCTCAAagattaatgaaatattttctaagctATGTTGCTTTCCCTTGACCTGCGGCAAACAAGCAAAGCCGGGCAGGCGCTTAGGTCCAGTTGCGCCTTGTGGCGCCATCTCTTGTTTCGGCAGCTTCGGCTGCACGCCCTACCCCTACGCCGCCGCGTGCGGCCCGTGTAAAGCTTGTGCCTGTGGGCCTAGTGGCTTCGGCCCTTGCGGCCCGTGTGGACCCGCGGGCCCGTTCGGCCCCTGTGGAACAGGTTTTCCTGGTATGAACTGCGGTAGCTGTGGATGTTGTGGTTGTGGTCCTTGCTGCGGCCCATGCGGTGCGTGCGGGCCATGTTGCGGTCCTTGTTGTGGCCCCTGTTGCGGCCCCTGTGGACCGTGCGGTCCTTGCTGCGGCCCCTGCTGTGGTGTTTCATGTTATCCTCCCTGCGTCCCCATGTGTCGGGGATGCTGTGGATGTGGACCTTGTTGTTGTGGTGTTGCTCCTCTTCAGATGTGCGGCACTGCTATGTCCCCTGGTTTATGCTCTTCACCGTTCCCGCCACTGTCTATGGGGATGATCGGTCCATCGTCGACGGCCATGCCTCCTTCGTTCCCCATCCCGCCCAACATGCCGTTGCCACACGTACAACACGCGCTGAGCGGCTCCACGCCGGTCACGTGCGGCAGTAACGCGAGGGAGCCGTGCTACTGCTCTATCTGCAGAACTGGAAAGCCTATCGTAGAGACGGAAGCGATAAACGAATGCCTGCCGAACCCTGATACGGCACGCCGTGGGGGCAGGCCCACCGCGGGAATAGATCCTCGCCTGATAAGGAAACATCCTTTCAACACGACAGACCCGCCCACTCCTCCTAAAACTAGAGCGATGTCGACCGTTACTTCAGCATACTACTCAGTTTTACGAAACTCAGATGTTAAAATAACCAGCCGATCTTTCGACAAGCCTCGCTCGAAGGCGCTTCACCTGAAAACTCACCAGAGAATCCCAAAGAGTCATAGTTGCGCTGGATGTACGATTTGTAAAACCAGCTGCAGTGATACACGACGTATGAAGAGTCATTCTAAGGAAAAAGATGTCCACAGTCGAAGCTCCCGAACTACTCGGAGTCACTGA